In Rosa rugosa chromosome 4, drRosRugo1.1, whole genome shotgun sequence, the genomic stretch taaaccctaaacctctctcgccccccccccccaatcaaTAAAACTCCAATattccctccctccctccctccccatCAATAAAACTCCAACGCTCACACATTCCTATGCTGCTCTATAGTTGAGTTTTCCTCCCTCTCCATCAATAAAACAATGTTCATAAGAGGAATTCATTATCTGTGATGCCCAAAGCCTTAAGGAACAGGTTTTGGCGGCGAGGGATTGAAACTAGCAACAGAGTTGGGATTTTCTTCGGGTTCTGGGCTTGCAACTGGTCTCGCTGGTCGGTGATTGGTTGAGAAGAGGCAACGTCGACGTTCTGATGTCCGGCTAGAAGGGTCGGCCGTCGGAAAGCTGGCCTGCAGCGGTGATAGCATGGCAGAGGACGTATAGGGCCTCTACGCACTTTGCTTGGGCCTTCGGGCCTGGGCTCCAACTTGGGTTGCTGGGCCTTCAAGGAGGGTGTCTTGCCACCCTCATTTATCACTTAATGATGAGGGTGGGCCTAGCCTGAGATGTGACCTACTTGGGCTATTTGGGCTTTTATGGTCTTTAAAGTGCCAGTCCTAATTTAGATCATGGTTCTACGGAATTGATAATTATCTTGAGTTGGACTGGAGAAAGCGGCTTATAGATGAGGAATTGACTCCTATCTGTTTGTTGGGAATGAGCTTTCTtttcgtaccacaattgcgtgtctGGCGGATAAAAGGCTAGAAGATTATTTTTCTTCAAAAGACACGGAGTCGTTTTTTGTTTATGGGTTCGCTTCATTAGCGGGCTCAACTTGACCTGTAATGATTTTGCAGTGCTTAGATAGGAGCTTGTCTTTCTGTCTTTTAAATGTCTGTACATTCTAGCTTTTTTAgctggtcatctaatgcaatgaacctttacttcaaaaaaaaaaaaaaaaaaaaaccaatgttCATATATACATTCCTATGCTGCTCTTTAATTAAGTTTTACCTTATTTTCTGGTTTTCTTTGGCAGGCCTTTGGTCCAAAACAAGTAAACACTACTAAGTTGTATTAATTAAGTTTCAAtactttattttctgattttctttggCAAGCTTCTATTCCAAAACAAGGAAATACTAaaatagttgtattattatctTGTTAAACTCACAATCATACTATCTTTGAGGACTTCTTGTacaatcgctgtaaatctgtatataattaggattttatttaattaggatatcctgcaaTTTtcggaaagattgtttcctattagagttagactactcctttgtacttgtatatatacacccattgtgggatgaatagaatcattgAATTAAccttgaattgaagtattcttttctacttggtatcagagcaggttcaatcctttgaacttgcgctacatcctttgaatcctgaatcccgaagaacaccacaaaccgctacgtatcaccaccgttgaaatcaaaccatcttgaatttcaaaccaccatcaccctacctttttttcgaaaaaaaaaaaaaaaaaaacattcatatccatcttgaaacccttgaaattccaatcctgcgaaaatcatgaattcctcaatgatgcaatcagagaaacaggctatggggcattcggtaactaccgaattttctgttatggctaaacgcaaacagggtcctcctccaggcttctcaggaccttctccacaccgtcctctaggtaaatcaaatccatatgcaaacacaaggtgcattatctgtggggaattaggtcatagcaaggagcggtgctatgaagtgattggttaccctgattggtgggacttcaccaagaaaccgcgaaagaatctgggcaaagccgctgttgctactaaagaggaagtttacttagacaatgcctccgctaatgtagtgcagtcaggtatgaagggtaaggttacttttaatagtacatggataattgatacaggtgcatctgaccatatgaccaatgacccaagtcttgtgaaaaaccttagacattcccctcaagacgttgtctctactgctgatggtacaccaactccggtcaccggagaaggttctattgctttatctgataccttaacccttgaatctgtcttagttgttccatcactagcttataatctcctgtctgttggtcaagttattttagctcttgcatgtattgtgaccttctatccgtctttctgtgtgtttcaagacattctgactcgacggattcttggttatggtgttagaagggggaaattatattATCTGGATCTGACcgagactggaaagaaacagaagcatcttttgggacaagctaatcagatcaacggggtcgagaatgcgaaggaagctgtatggttatggcatcgccgtttaggtcatctatcctttcgttatcttaagaagttgcaacctcaattgttttcagttgttagtgatttggatttccactgtgacatctgtgaactggccaagagtcaccgtatttcatattcaccaagtcttaataaaagtcccgttccttttatgaagattcactccgatgtctagggtcctgcgaaaattccttctctttctggagctcggtattttgtaacgtttattgatgattgcactcgcatgacatgggtgtcattactgaagaataagagtgttgtatttggaatgtttaccgaatttcacaaaatggtggcaactcagtatcaacaatccatcagagtgtttcagtctgataatggtggagagtttgtgaatggccttatgattgagttttgccggtcacatggaattcatcatcaaacctccaattcttatactcctcaacagaatggtttagcagaacggaagaacaggcagttgatggaagttgttcgtgcttccttgtttggcatgaatgtacctcggtcctattggggcgaagcagtaaaatcagcagcatatcttatcaaccgtactccttcacgggtgattgagtttcagaatcctcatcagaagcttcatacacttttgaccatcccttctatgcctaatttggagccccaggtgtttgggtgcacagcttatgttcatattcccaagcctcaatgcagcaagcttgatccccgtgcccgtaagtgtatatttgttggttatgctgacttccagaagggctACAAATGTTATGATCCACTCACTAATACAATACATATATCTCTTGATGTCTCATTCCGtgaatctgagccatattactcagggggagcttctcagtcttcccttcagggggagaaaggttgtgaagggaatccttgttctattattgactttgatgtctttgaagacttggaaaatttggaggaacaatttgaaggtagaaattctggaatagagaatgcaactgccgaacagagtgttgtgactTCCGAAATAgagaatgcgactgccgaacagagtgttatgaattccgaaacagagaatgcgactgccgaacagagtgttgtaacttccgaaacagagaatgcaactgccgaacaaagcgttgtgaattccgagatagaagagacgacttttctggatagtttgaatcaaaatcaagatgtatctgaagctcacacacaagatattcccccttctgcatcaccaactgaagatcccggtcagaatgatccacctcaggtacccctaaactttaatgagtcttctgggttagaaagtgtcgaacctaggaaatcacaaagggttaccaagggaattcctaagaaacaatatgaaccagatatcaaagccaaagctaaatactctatagctaattttatgtctaaccataggatttctgggtcacatgcacttgttgttgatcaattatctactgtatctattcctagtaacgtgtaGGATGCATTGatggatccaaaatggacaaaggcgatgaatgaagaattggaagctcttcaaaagaatgcaacatgggagctagtatctATGCCggctggaaagaagactgtaggatgtcgttgggtatttactgtgaagcttaatgcagatggaactattaatagatacaaggcgaggttggttgccaaaagatatacacaacgctatgggattgattatgaggagacttttgcacctgtggcaaagattaatactgtccggattctaatctcacttgcagcaaacaaagattggcccttacaccagtttgatgtgaagaatgcgtttcttaatgggaatttggaggaagaagtgtacatggatgtgcccccaggtgttaagaattacccaagtgacgttggcaaggtgtgtaaattgaagaagtctttgtatggcctgaagcagtctccaagagcttggtttggaagattttcaaagtccatgaaagcctttggatacagacagagcaattctgaccataccttgtttatcaaacgcaagaatggtaagattacagctcttattgtgtatgttgatgacatgattgtgtatgaatgaattgcaaaagtatctgtcaaaggagtttgaaatgaaggatctgggacaactgaagtattttctagGTATTGAAATtgcgaggtctaagaaggggattttgctttcacaaaggaagtatgtccttgatttacttgctgaaacggggatgctggactgcagaccaatggagacacctattgagatgaatcacaaacttgctatttatcctgatcaagttccaactgataaagggaggtatcaacgtcttgtaggaaggttgatttatctttcacatacgagacctgatattgcttatgttgtgagtgttgttagtcaatttatgcactgtcctagtgaagagcatatggatgcagtctttcgtattttgaggtacttgaagatggcaccaggtaaagggttactgtttcagaaaaaagatgaattggaagttgttgggtacacagatgcagattgggctggtgataaaactgacagacgttctacatctgggtacttcacctttgttggagggaaccttgtcacttggcgtagcaaaaagcagaaagttgttgccagatcaagtgcagaagctgagttccgaggtatagcacacggagtctgtgaaatgttgtggattcgtaatgtcttgaaaaacctgggttacaagcttaaaaagcctatggatttgcattgtgataatacagctgccattgagattgcacataatccagttcagcatgatagaacaaagcatgtggaggttgaccgtcattttattaaagaaaatcttgacagaaaggttattcgctttccatttgtaaactcagaggagcaattagctgatgttcttactaaaggagtgtccaggaaggtatttgacagctcagttgacaagttaggcatgatagacatctatgcaccaacttgagggggagtgtagaatcgctgtaaatctgtatataattaggattttatttaattaggatatcctgcaattacggaaagattgtttcctattagagttagactactcatttgtacttgtatatatacacccattgtgggatgaatagaatcattgaattaaccctgaattgaagtattcttttctacttctGTTATAAGTAAATGCATACCAAAATAACTATTCCTTTACATGTTAAGACAGTAGAGAGAATATTAAGAAATGGTATAGATAACAGTAGATAACAACTGATTCCAATTGCACCGACTATTAGAAATAGGCTCTAGGAAATTCGTATAAACTCTTCTCATGCAAAATGAGTTGATGCAAAGTACAATCATTTGAAAGAAAACTCTCAGTAAGAACGAGGCCGAAATAAGAGGGAAGAATATGAAGTTTGGCCTTGATTGTACTCCTAAATCTTTATCAATTCATACTCCAAGTCCGCAAGCCATCCAGAACGACATGGTCGACTTCAAAACAATTTGAGATCTATCTGTCAGGTTCATTCTTTCCTTATGGTCCAAACCATGACAAGGGAGAAACCCATCAAAGACATCACCACAGTCTGTAGATCACAGTAAAAACAATGTATGTTGTAAGTGACAAATGCATTAGCCTTAtctgaaaacagaaaaaaagagtaaaagacAAATGCATTCATACTTcctacagaaaaaaaaaaaaaaaaaaattgtatttgaAAAGCATTTTGTAGGGCTGTAAGGTAGAACTACTATATGAACTATGACCTGAAACATGTTAAAAATCAGAAAACAATTGCCGAACAAGTAGAGTTCCAAGTCTAAGAGCATAATAGCTGTGAGGTTTATTTTGAATGTTGTCAATCTACCATATTAGTATGGTCTACTTGGAGTTCTTTGTAGAGGCTTTACAGTACTCCTTTTGGAGTAATGTATCGACTCCTGGACAGCTCTAGAAGACTAAAAGTGAGAAACTCATATTCGAGTATCATGGAGGATTAAGTCTCATTCATaccccaaaaaaagaagaattgaATTATATGAACTCTGTGGAGGAACAAATAAGATGGAACCACAAGTGGTGGTCAGAACTTAGTGCTGAAGCCTAGGTAGTGCTTGCAGAAGAATCCCTTCTGATAGGTGACATGATGGAATTGGTgaaaaataagaacaaacttGGTATAGAAGCTAAACCATTGACTCACAGAAATTGCTGGAGGAACTCCCACTAGTGGATCTTGGAAAAATCTATTAGCAAGTGCAAGGGCCAGAAGACTGCTTTGCATTCCTGCAAGGGTGAATTTGatttcagaaaaataaaaaaaaggtggATATGTAACAATCCTAAATTGCTTTGACCAGAAATTTCGTACAAGAGAAGAAGGTATAACCTGTCTCATAGGATAGTGTTCTTTGTAATGGTTTGACATCAGGTGCCCCATGAAAGGCCATGCCAGTAAGAAAATACCCAGCTATAAAAGCCGTCAAATGAAATGTGATAATGAGCAACAAAATGGTTAATCCAAAAGGAGACAGAACAGACTCGATGTTAATGGCAAGTGGTGCTCCAACACAGCATGCTGTTACTAATACTGATAGTGGAGGCAAAAATGGCCGAATAGCATTACATATCTGGGGAAGAAACCTGAACGCAAAATTATGCACGACATGTCAAAAATTCTTAAAAGTATATTGTATCAATAGAAATTATTTTTCTGAGTTGCCATATCACCTATTCAAAAGCAAGCCTGCAACAATTGGTGTAACTACAATCTGCAGAATGCTGGAGACCATTCCCTTTACATCAACAGGCAATCTCTTTCCAATGAGCAGAAGCGATAAGAATGGTGTGACAAATACAGCAGTAGCAGTAGACAATGATGTCATGACAATGCTTAGAGGAGCCATTTGTGGGTCGGTCAGAAAAGTAGCATAGTTTGAGAGCTGGGCACCACTAACACAAGATACCAACATAATCCCCGCACCTGATTCAACAGATTCACTAACAATTAGTGTGCCCACACCAGTGTTTTGACAGCTAGGCAGGTTGAATCTCACCTACTGGAGTTGGAAGACCAAATATTGCTACTGAGATAATGCCAAAAATATATCCAAGAAGAGGCTTGACAACAAATTGGCCAATATAACCAGCAAAAATAGCTGCTGGTCTCTTGAAAGCTTCAAGGAAATCCTTTTCGCTGGAATTAACCCCAActgcgaacatcaagaaacCCAATGCAGGTGCATAGTACCTAAAAGCACAATACAAGAGCACACATATGAACATATATTAAGTAAATGCACAATACAAACATTTACTTTCACATTAACTAGTCAGGAAACCCACAATAGCTGAACCAGAATACTTCATACAGATGGAAATGAAATCTAGGGCCAAAGTAAACTCTTCACCCTTAGATGTTTTCATTTGGTTTTTGTGTTTCTAATTTGAAGATGAACAACCCAGTAGTTTCAGAATTACGTCAACTTGAGGCCTTCTTCCAATTCtgtttaattaaataaatattccATAAATGCCCACCCATAAACTAAAATGTGAAATCAATCAACACGGTCTGAGACTAAGAGAGAGATGAATGGACCACTTGGTGAGTTTAATGGAAACTGACAGACAGAGGGACTAGTTCGCACAATTATGACACTAAAAGGTTGAAGCGACCAGATTGAAACATTTATCAGGATGAAAACTGTGCTAACCCTAAGATCTAGTTCTTTAGCTTCCAAATAGAAAAGATCATATGTGCACAtgcattatccaatgaattgtGCCTGATATAGAAACAAGTAAAGCTTCCTAAGACAGCATAGAGAGTAAACATTCAACAGCTCATTAAGAACTGGCAAAGATTATGCAATCGCCAACTCCAATTGCACTAACTATTAGAAATCACTCTAGTCAAGTGGATTAAACTCTTCTCATGCAAATCAATCACTCCATTGTAACCACAGTGGTGTTAATAATCATTATTCCTCGCAAGTTGCTAACTTGGAATAGCGCAAGCAAATGTATAAGTGTTGACCAACCAATTCAGCTAAACAAGGCTCAAGAACCTGTTTGTAAACCATGTGAAAGAAGGTGGAAAGACAAGAGCCAACAGTGTACTGGCGATGGTTACATGTGGTAGAAAGGAGCTTGATTTCTTCAGGAGCTCCACAAAAGAAACCTTATTTCGTTGAGGGATCTGAAACAAGACATATGAAAACTACAATCAATATGGCCCAAAATCATTTTGCAAATGCCTTGTCAAAGTGAACACCAACTAGGTATTTAACTAAGATTTAATACGCCTGGTCTCTTACTTTAATATAACAAACAATTGAATTGTGACATTAGTGCgtgtgggtgtgtgtgtgtgtgtattcatATAAAGGATTTAAATTGTGTAGTCGtaaagaa encodes the following:
- the LOC133746106 gene encoding probable sodium/metabolite cotransporter BASS6, chloroplastic, with amino-acid sequence MALHAPPTTHLHFQIRRPNVPRFRHRLPNPPPPNLTFRVPHSHSLLFSLRSHSISPICRCASVNSLDSDSDENYASESPQIPQRNKVSFVELLKKSSSFLPHVTIASTLLALVFPPSFTWFTNRYYAPALGFLMFAVGVNSSEKDFLEAFKRPAAIFAGYIGQFVVKPLLGYIFGIISVAIFGLPTPVGAGIMLVSCVSGAQLSNYATFLTDPQMAPLSIVMTSLSTATAVFVTPFLSLLLIGKRLPVDVKGMVSSILQIVVTPIVAGLLLNRFLPQICNAIRPFLPPLSVLVTACCVGAPLAINIESVLSPFGLTILLLIITFHLTAFIAGYFLTGMAFHGAPDVKPLQRTLSYETGMQSSLLALALANRFFQDPLVGVPPAISTVVMSLMGFSLVMVWTIRKE